ATGGAGTTTTGGCGAAACTGGATAAAACCCGGTATGACGGTTATCGATGTGGGTGCGAATGTAGGAGTATATACTTTCAGTGCTGCTCTAAAGGTGGGATCGGAAGGATGCGTACTAGCTGTTGAACCTTTTTCAGGCTGCGTTCGTTGTTTGCAAGAAACCTGTAAAGTCAATAACTTAAGTTGGGTTAAAGTTTGTGCAGGAGCAGCAAGCGATCGCAATGGCAAAGCCCAATTATCTCTAAATGCTGCTAGCGAACTTAACGAAATAGTTTCTAGCGATGCCGAAACAGCAAATCAGACTGGTGCTTTTGAAGAAGTTGACTGCTTTTCTCTTGATAATCTCATTGAGCAAGAAAATGTCAATCAGGTTGATTTCTTAAAAATTGATGCTGAAGGACATGAGATGCAAGTATTAGAGGGGAGTAACAGAATTTTAAACGAATTTTCCCCTGGCATTCTTTACGAAAATATTGCTGGAAATAAAGACAGTAATACAGCAGTTGCTGATTTTTTGGTATCTAGAGGCTATCAACTGTTTCGATACCAGCCTTACTTGCAGCAGTTGATTCCCATAAACTCTGCTGAAGAGATGCAAGGTAAACTGAATATAATTGCGTTACATAACCAGGAGTTATAAGAACTCAGTTGAAAATTAATATTAAACACTTGAAAAAGAGGAGTTTAAAATGCCAGTTTTTCTCTCAAGCTTAAAGAAAAGTGGTCACTTGGATCAGCTCCAAATCACTATATGTAATGTTGGTTCTCGTAAATTAGGAAGCCACGATGACTATACTAGCCTTGGTTGGGATGTATTTGCACCTCGGTTGACTATATACGGATTCGATGCAGATATAGATGCTTGTGATGAAGCGAACGCTGAACTTGAAGCTAGACAAATAAATTGGACAGAAAAACACATTCCTTTAGCACTGGGAAATTCTATAGGAGAGTCTACACTCTATGTCACAAAACATCCTATGTGTAGTTCGTTATATCCACCCAATGAACCTTATTTAGCTCGGTTTGGCGGACTTCCAGAATTAGTAAATTTAGATTTTACTATGGAAATTGAAACTACAACTTTAGATATTTTTTGTCAAGAGGAGGGAATCAAAGAAATTGATTTTCTCCAGGTTGATGTTCAGGGTGCCGATCTACAAGTTTTAGAAGGAGCGTCTGAAATATTAAAACGTAGTATTCTGGCTGTGCAAATTGAAGTTGAATTTTCTCATTTATATGCTAAGCAACCCTTGTTTGCAGATGTAGATATGTATCTTCGAGAAAAAGGCTTTACATTATTTGATTTAGCTACTTCTTACCGTGTTCGTGCGCGATCGCCTATTCATTCAAGAGTTCGTGCTGGACAATTACTTTGGGCAGATGCGTTTTACTTCCGAGATTTGATTAGAGAGGATATCAGTATCCCTTTAAAAACACCAAAGCAAATTTTTAAGTTAGCTTGCATTGCCGATATAATGAATTTTCCAGACTATGCTCTGGAACTATTGGAGTATTTGACGCTGCAATATGGAACTGATGCAAATTATAATTTTGCTAACAATATCATTGAGAGTTTGGCTCAATTCCCTGGGCTGATACAGCAAGGATTAGGTTCCTTGCCTATTGTAGAAAAGATTCGCGATCGCGTTAGTGGCGATGTTCAAGGTTTGCTTGCTTAAGTACGATTGCCTTGAGTATACTTTTCCCACATCTGCTCGTAAGCCTTTTCCATTTCGCGGGTGAACTGCTTAGCATTCCACAAAGGAGCTGTTTGCCGCGATTGTTTCAGTTTCCAAGCAACTTGTTGCCGTAAGGCTGCATCCTTCCCTAAGCGAACTCCCCATTCTATATATTCTTCATCCGTCCAAGCGATACCTTCTGTTATACCTGCATTCATCATCATGCCGTAGCTGTTACGAGCCGAAAATTGCTCACCTACTCGTGTAACCAAGGGAATGCACATCCAC
The genomic region above belongs to Coleofasciculus sp. FACHB-1120 and contains:
- a CDS encoding FkbM family methyltransferase — encoded protein: MPVFLSSLKKSGHLDQLQITICNVGSRKLGSHDDYTSLGWDVFAPRLTIYGFDADIDACDEANAELEARQINWTEKHIPLALGNSIGESTLYVTKHPMCSSLYPPNEPYLARFGGLPELVNLDFTMEIETTTLDIFCQEEGIKEIDFLQVDVQGADLQVLEGASEILKRSILAVQIEVEFSHLYAKQPLFADVDMYLREKGFTLFDLATSYRVRARSPIHSRVRAGQLLWADAFYFRDLIREDISIPLKTPKQIFKLACIADIMNFPDYALELLEYLTLQYGTDANYNFANNIIESLAQFPGLIQQGLGSLPIVEKIRDRVSGDVQGLLA